In a single window of the Streptomyces sp. NBC_00094 genome:
- a CDS encoding ferredoxin has translation MTVQNEAPAKGAGEALEVWIDQDLCTGDGICAQYAPEVFELDIDGLAYVKSADDELLQDNGATTPVPLPLLQDVVDSAKECPGDCIHVRRVADKVEVYGPDAE, from the coding sequence ATGACCGTGCAGAACGAGGCCCCGGCCAAGGGCGCCGGAGAGGCGCTGGAGGTCTGGATCGATCAGGACCTGTGCACCGGGGACGGGATCTGCGCGCAGTACGCTCCCGAGGTCTTCGAGCTGGACATCGACGGGCTCGCGTATGTGAAGAGCGCCGACGACGAGCTGCTCCAGGACAACGGGGCGACGACCCCTGTGCCCCTGCCGCTGCTTCAGGACGTGGTGGACTCCGCGAAGGAGTGCCCGGGCGACTGCATCCACGTGCGCCGGGTCGCGGACAAGGTCGAGGTCTACGGCCCCGACGCGGAGTGA
- a CDS encoding tRNA (adenine-N1)-methyltransferase codes for MSEPTGAARRRGPFKVGDQVQLTDPKGRHYTFTLEEGKNFHTHKGSFPHDELIGAPEGSVVRTTGNVAYLALRPLLPDYVLSMPRGAAVVYPKDAGQILAFADIFPGARVVEAGVGSGSLSSFLLRAIGDSGMLHSYERREDFAEIAKGNVERYFGGPHPAWQLTVGDLQDNLSDTDVDRVILDMLAPWECLEAVSKALVPGGILCCYVATTTQLARTVESIREFGCYAEPQPWESMIRNWHVEGLAVRPDHRMIGHTGFLVTARRLADGVEPPMRRRRPAKGAYGEDYEGPNKG; via the coding sequence ATGTCCGAACCGACCGGTGCCGCCCGCCGACGCGGGCCCTTCAAGGTCGGGGACCAGGTTCAGCTGACCGACCCCAAGGGCCGTCACTACACGTTCACGCTCGAAGAGGGAAAGAACTTCCACACCCACAAGGGTTCTTTCCCGCACGACGAACTGATCGGCGCCCCCGAGGGCAGCGTTGTCCGCACCACCGGAAACGTCGCCTACCTCGCGCTGCGCCCCCTGCTCCCCGACTACGTCCTGTCCATGCCCCGCGGCGCAGCCGTGGTCTACCCGAAGGACGCGGGACAGATCCTCGCCTTCGCCGACATCTTCCCCGGCGCGCGCGTCGTCGAGGCGGGTGTGGGTTCCGGCTCGCTCAGCAGCTTCCTGCTCCGCGCCATCGGCGACAGCGGAATGCTGCACTCCTACGAGCGCCGCGAGGACTTCGCCGAGATCGCGAAGGGCAACGTCGAGCGTTACTTCGGCGGCCCCCACCCGGCCTGGCAGCTGACCGTGGGCGACCTCCAGGACAACCTGTCCGACACCGACGTCGACCGCGTCATCCTGGACATGCTCGCTCCCTGGGAGTGCCTGGAGGCCGTCTCCAAGGCCCTCGTCCCCGGCGGCATCCTCTGCTGCTACGTGGCGACCACCACCCAGCTCGCGCGCACCGTGGAGTCCATCCGCGAGTTCGGCTGCTACGCCGAGCCGCAGCCGTGGGAGTCCATGATCCGCAACTGGCACGTCGAGGGTCTCGCCGTCCGGCCCGATCACCGCATGATCGGCCACACCGGCTTCCTCGTCACCGCCCGCCGCCTCGCGGACGGCGTGGAGCCCCCGATGCGCCGTCGCCGCCCCGCGAAGGGCGCGTACGGCGAGGACTACGAAGGCCCCAACAAGGGCTGA
- a CDS encoding site-2 protease family protein, with product MGRPFGVPVYVAPSWFLVAALITWVFGDQIERVLPELGAARYLVSLFFAVAFYASVLVHELAHTIAALRFKLPVRRIQLQFFGGVSEIEKETETPGREFVLAFVGPLLSLVLAGVFYLSLYAVEPGTVPGVLLAGLMISNLIVAAFNLLPGLPLDGGRMLRAVIWKITGKPMSGTVAAAWVGRALAVLVLVGLPLLTRTGLLGNATDEISGLDTVTDALLAAILAAIIWTGAGNSLRMARLREHLPELRARALTRRAIPVEPATPLSEALRRANEAGARALVVVDPGGDPTGIVRETAIAAVPQHRRPWVAVSALTQDLADGMRVPAELAGQPLLDHLRASPATEYLVVEETGEIYGVLATTDVERAFVKAMARPSS from the coding sequence ATGGGCCGCCCCTTCGGCGTGCCCGTCTACGTCGCGCCCAGCTGGTTCCTGGTCGCCGCCCTCATCACCTGGGTCTTCGGCGACCAGATCGAACGGGTCCTGCCCGAGCTCGGCGCCGCCCGGTACCTCGTCTCCCTCTTCTTCGCCGTCGCCTTCTACGCCTCCGTGCTCGTCCACGAACTGGCCCACACGATCGCCGCGCTCCGCTTCAAGCTCCCCGTGCGCCGCATCCAGCTCCAGTTCTTCGGCGGCGTCTCCGAGATCGAGAAGGAGACCGAGACCCCCGGCCGCGAATTCGTCCTCGCCTTCGTCGGCCCGCTCCTCTCCCTCGTCCTCGCCGGTGTGTTCTACCTCTCCCTGTACGCCGTCGAGCCCGGCACCGTCCCCGGCGTCCTCCTCGCCGGCCTGATGATCTCCAACCTGATCGTCGCCGCCTTCAACCTGCTCCCGGGCCTTCCCCTCGACGGCGGCCGGATGCTCCGCGCCGTCATCTGGAAGATCACCGGCAAGCCCATGAGCGGCACCGTCGCCGCCGCCTGGGTCGGCCGCGCCCTCGCCGTCCTCGTGCTCGTCGGGCTGCCCCTGCTCACCCGCACCGGCCTCCTCGGCAACGCCACCGACGAGATCAGCGGCCTCGACACCGTCACCGACGCACTCCTCGCCGCCATCCTGGCCGCGATCATCTGGACCGGCGCCGGCAACAGCCTCCGCATGGCCCGCCTCCGCGAGCACCTCCCCGAGCTCCGCGCCCGCGCCCTCACCCGGCGCGCCATCCCCGTCGAACCCGCCACCCCGCTCTCCGAGGCCCTCCGCCGCGCCAACGAGGCCGGCGCCCGCGCGCTCGTCGTCGTCGACCCCGGCGGCGACCCCACCGGCATCGTCCGCGAGACCGCCATCGCCGCCGTCCCCCAGCACCGCCGCCCCTGGGTCGCCGTCAGCGCCCTCACCCAGGACCTCGCCGACGGGATGCGCGTCCCCGCCGAACTCGCGGGACAGCCCCTCCTCGACCACCTCCGCGCCAGCCCCGCCACGGAGTACCTGGTCGTCGAGGAGACCGGCGAGATCTACGGTGTCCTCGCGACGACCGACGTCGAGCGCGCCTTCGTCAAGGCCATGGCACGACCGTCCTCGTAA
- a CDS encoding PD-(D/E)XK nuclease family protein: MSTSEQVPAEPRAPMSLSPSRANDFMQCPLLYRFRVIDRLPEKPSAAATRGTLVHAVLERLFDDAAAERTVPRAKAMVPGQWERLLESKPELGELFAEDPEGERLAGWLGEAERLVERWFTLEDPTRLEPAERELFVETELDSGLRLRGVIDRVDVTPSGDVRIVDYKTGKAPRPEYREGALFQMTFYALVVWRLKRVLPRRLQLVYLGSGDVLTYDPVEADLLRVERKLLALWDAIRLATETGDWRPRPTKLCGWCDHQAVCPEFGGTPPVYPLKIVSARPPESGESGQGRMDPAPPAP; encoded by the coding sequence ATGAGTACGAGCGAGCAGGTGCCGGCGGAGCCCCGGGCGCCCATGTCGTTGTCGCCGTCGCGGGCGAACGATTTCATGCAGTGTCCGCTGCTGTACCGGTTCCGGGTGATCGACCGGCTGCCGGAGAAGCCGAGCGCGGCGGCGACGCGGGGCACGCTGGTGCACGCGGTGCTGGAGCGGCTCTTCGACGACGCGGCGGCGGAGCGGACGGTTCCGCGGGCCAAGGCGATGGTCCCGGGGCAGTGGGAGCGGCTGCTCGAGTCGAAGCCGGAGCTGGGCGAGCTGTTCGCGGAGGATCCGGAGGGGGAGCGCCTCGCGGGCTGGCTGGGTGAGGCGGAGCGGCTGGTCGAGCGGTGGTTCACGCTGGAGGATCCGACGCGTCTGGAGCCGGCCGAGCGTGAGCTGTTCGTGGAGACGGAGCTGGATTCGGGGCTGCGGCTGCGCGGGGTGATCGACCGGGTCGACGTGACGCCGTCGGGTGACGTGCGGATCGTCGACTACAAGACGGGCAAGGCGCCCCGGCCCGAGTACCGCGAGGGCGCGCTGTTCCAGATGACGTTCTACGCGCTGGTCGTCTGGCGGCTGAAGCGGGTGCTGCCGCGGCGGTTGCAGCTGGTCTATCTGGGCAGTGGGGACGTGTTGACGTACGACCCGGTGGAGGCGGACCTGCTGCGGGTGGAGCGGAAGCTGCTGGCGCTGTGGGACGCGATCCGGCTGGCGACGGAGACGGGCGACTGGCGGCCGCGGCCGACGAAGCTCTGCGGCTGGTGCGACCACCAGGCGGTCTGTCCGGAGTTCGGTGGGACTCCCCCGGTGTATCCGCTGAAGATCGTCTCCGCGCGCCCGCCGGAGTCGGGCGAATCCGGGCAGGGCAGAATGGACCCGGCGCCGCCCGCCCCGTGA
- a CDS encoding response regulator transcription factor, giving the protein MTIRVLLVDDQPLLRTGFRMILEAEQDIAVVGEAGDGLQAQEQVRALQPDVVLMDIRMPRMDGVEATRQITGPGRDGPAKVLVLTTFDLDEYVVEALRAGASGFLLKDAPANELVQAIRVVAAGEAMLAPSITRRLLDKYSAHLPTGEEQVPGALATLTDREVEVLKLVARGLSNAEIAADLFVSETTVKTHVGHVLTKLGLRDRVQAAVYAYESGLVRPGGQQ; this is encoded by the coding sequence GTGACGATCCGCGTCCTCCTGGTCGACGATCAGCCGCTGCTGCGCACCGGCTTCCGGATGATTCTGGAGGCCGAGCAGGACATCGCGGTGGTGGGCGAGGCCGGTGACGGTCTCCAGGCTCAGGAGCAGGTGCGCGCGCTCCAGCCCGACGTGGTGCTGATGGACATCCGTATGCCGCGGATGGACGGCGTGGAGGCGACGCGGCAGATCACCGGTCCTGGCCGGGACGGCCCGGCGAAGGTACTGGTGCTGACCACGTTCGATCTGGACGAGTACGTGGTGGAGGCGCTGCGGGCGGGGGCGAGCGGCTTCCTGCTGAAGGACGCCCCGGCCAACGAACTGGTGCAGGCGATCCGTGTGGTGGCGGCGGGCGAGGCGATGCTGGCGCCGTCGATCACGCGCCGGCTGCTCGACAAGTACTCGGCGCATCTGCCGACGGGCGAGGAGCAGGTGCCGGGCGCGCTCGCCACCCTGACCGACCGCGAGGTCGAGGTGCTGAAGCTGGTGGCGCGGGGCCTGTCGAACGCGGAGATCGCGGCGGACCTGTTCGTCAGCGAGACGACGGTGAAGACGCACGTGGGCCATGTGCTGACGAAGCTGGGGCTGCGGGACCGGGTGCAGGCCGCGGTGTACGCGTACGAGAGCGGTCTGGTCCGGCCCGGCGGTCAGCAGTAG
- a CDS encoding ABC transporter substrate-binding protein, with translation MKAHTKWLTAPLAAGLSAALLSGCGTEQGGGSASGDGVRVGMSDEILATDPAAGYDPGSWLLFNNVFQSLLAFPKGGSAPEPEAADQCAFAAGSKVYTCTLREGLTFSNGNKLTSEDVKFSFERALKIADPSGPAPLLATIDSIETPDERTVVFRLKVPDATFPSKIASGAGSIVDHREYPADALRTDGKATGSGPYKLDSFSETEATFSANSGYRGTAKPKNGGVTLKLYRGDRAALSKALADGDIDVAYRGLSAGDVAALEASDTTDDRGIEVVQGSSAEVQHLVFNMKDPVVGKLGVRRAIAHLVNREALVEDVYKSTATPLYSIVPAGIAGHNTAFFDTYGAPDKAKAKKALREADITGKVKLTLWSTPSRYGPATDQELKAIAGQLNDSGLFDADVKSVAYDQYEKDIAAGTYGVYVKGWVPDYPDADNFTAPFFGEGNVLGNHYENATITGSVLPKTAATADRAATADEYGKLQDIVADELPVLPLWQGKQYAVARDDVTGLEWTLDASTVFRFWELKKG, from the coding sequence GTGAAGGCACACACCAAGTGGCTGACGGCCCCGCTCGCCGCGGGGCTGTCCGCCGCCCTCCTCAGCGGTTGCGGCACCGAGCAGGGCGGAGGCTCCGCCTCCGGCGACGGCGTCCGCGTCGGCATGTCGGACGAGATCCTCGCCACCGACCCGGCGGCCGGCTACGACCCCGGCTCCTGGCTGCTGTTCAACAACGTCTTCCAGTCCCTGCTGGCCTTCCCCAAGGGCGGCTCCGCGCCCGAGCCCGAGGCCGCCGACCAGTGCGCCTTCGCCGCGGGCAGCAAGGTCTACACCTGCACCCTCCGGGAAGGCCTCACCTTCTCCAACGGCAACAAGCTCACCTCGGAGGACGTCAAGTTCTCCTTCGAGCGGGCCCTCAAGATCGCCGACCCCTCCGGTCCGGCGCCGCTGCTCGCCACCATCGACTCCATCGAGACCCCCGACGAGCGGACCGTCGTCTTCCGGCTCAAGGTCCCGGACGCCACCTTCCCCAGCAAGATCGCGTCGGGCGCCGGCTCCATCGTCGACCACCGCGAGTACCCCGCCGACGCCCTGCGCACCGACGGCAAGGCCACCGGCTCCGGCCCGTACAAGCTGGACTCCTTCAGCGAGACCGAGGCCACCTTCTCCGCCAACTCCGGCTACCGGGGCACCGCCAAGCCCAAGAACGGCGGAGTCACCCTCAAGCTCTACCGCGGCGACCGCGCGGCCCTCTCGAAGGCCCTCGCCGACGGAGACATCGACGTCGCCTACCGAGGCCTCTCGGCCGGCGACGTCGCCGCCCTCGAAGCCTCCGACACCACCGACGACCGGGGCATCGAGGTCGTCCAGGGCAGCAGCGCCGAGGTCCAGCACCTCGTCTTCAACATGAAGGACCCCGTCGTCGGCAAGCTCGGCGTCCGCCGGGCCATCGCCCACCTCGTCAACCGCGAGGCCCTCGTCGAGGACGTCTACAAGTCGACGGCAACGCCGCTCTACTCGATCGTCCCGGCGGGCATCGCCGGCCACAACACCGCCTTCTTCGACACCTACGGCGCCCCCGACAAGGCGAAGGCGAAGAAGGCGCTGCGCGAGGCCGACATCACCGGCAAGGTGAAGCTCACCCTCTGGTCCACGCCCAGCCGCTACGGCCCTGCCACCGACCAGGAGCTCAAGGCCATCGCCGGCCAGCTCAACGACAGCGGCCTGTTCGACGCCGACGTGAAGTCCGTCGCCTACGACCAGTACGAGAAGGACATCGCCGCCGGCACGTACGGCGTCTACGTCAAGGGCTGGGTCCCCGACTACCCCGACGCCGACAACTTCACCGCACCCTTCTTCGGCGAGGGCAACGTCCTCGGCAACCACTACGAGAACGCCACCATCACCGGCAGCGTCCTCCCGAAGACCGCCGCCACCGCCGACCGCGCCGCCACCGCCGACGAGTACGGGAAGCTCCAGGACATCGTCGCCGACGAACTCCCGGTCCTCCCGCTCTGGCAGGGCAAGCAGTACGCCGTCGCCCGCGACGACGTCACCGGCCTCGAATGGACCCTCGACGCCTCCACCGTCTTCCGCTTCTGGGAGCTGAAGAAGGGCTGA
- a CDS encoding ABC transporter substrate-binding protein — MNRKTLVLPAAAVLLAPLLAACGGAEDGRAIVVGTTDQFIATEDAPAPLDPAFAYDTGTWNILRQTVQTLLHVPRGGGEPVPEAAQSCGFSDKASESYRCKLRSGLSFADGTPVTAEDVKYSIERVLKIKSDNGTAALLANVDTVETKGADEVVFHLKSPDATFPYKLSTPVAGILSKDKYAAGELRDGFEVDGSGPYTMSVEREGDKASRFVFTRNPKYKGDIEPRNDKVELRAFADAGAMGKALESDDIDMMARSLSQKQIKDLTETPKDGITVTEVPGLEIRYLGFNTKDPSVQEKAVRQAMAAVIDRGALVNLVYGPTAEPLYSLIPSSITGHATPFFDEYGEPDTGRAARILKDAGVKTPVKITLNYTTDHYGAETALEFEAIKKQLIASELFDATVRGAEWSTFRPAQKRGDYAVYGLGWFPDYPDPDNYIAPFLDSDNFLNTPYVNKVVRDQLIPRSRRQADRTAASPVFAQIQKIVARDVPVLPLWQGKQYVAARNDLTGVEYALNTSSDLLLWELGRGTA, encoded by the coding sequence ATGAACCGCAAGACCCTGGTGCTGCCCGCCGCGGCCGTACTGCTGGCCCCCCTGCTCGCCGCCTGTGGCGGAGCCGAGGACGGCAGAGCCATCGTCGTCGGCACCACGGACCAGTTCATCGCGACCGAGGACGCCCCCGCGCCCCTCGACCCGGCCTTCGCCTACGACACCGGCACCTGGAACATCCTGCGGCAGACCGTCCAGACCCTGCTGCACGTGCCCCGCGGCGGCGGCGAGCCCGTCCCCGAGGCCGCCCAGAGCTGCGGATTCTCCGACAAGGCCAGCGAGAGCTACCGCTGCAAGCTCCGCTCGGGCCTCAGCTTCGCCGACGGCACGCCGGTCACCGCCGAGGACGTCAAGTACTCCATCGAGCGCGTCCTGAAGATCAAGTCGGACAACGGGACGGCAGCGCTCCTCGCCAACGTCGACACGGTCGAGACCAAGGGCGCGGACGAGGTCGTCTTCCACCTCAAGTCCCCCGACGCCACCTTCCCGTACAAGCTCTCCACCCCGGTCGCCGGCATCCTCAGCAAGGACAAGTACGCCGCGGGGGAGCTCCGTGACGGCTTCGAGGTCGACGGCTCGGGCCCGTACACCATGTCGGTCGAGCGCGAGGGCGACAAGGCCTCCCGCTTCGTCTTCACCCGGAACCCGAAGTACAAGGGCGACATCGAACCGCGCAACGACAAGGTCGAACTCCGCGCCTTCGCCGACGCGGGCGCCATGGGCAAGGCCCTGGAGAGCGACGACATCGACATGATGGCCCGCTCCCTGTCGCAGAAGCAGATCAAGGACCTCACCGAGACCCCCAAGGACGGCATCACCGTCACCGAGGTCCCCGGCCTGGAGATCCGCTACCTCGGCTTCAACACCAAGGACCCCTCCGTCCAGGAGAAGGCCGTACGCCAGGCCATGGCCGCCGTCATCGACCGCGGCGCCCTCGTCAACCTCGTCTACGGCCCCACCGCCGAGCCGCTCTACTCGCTGATCCCCTCCAGCATCACCGGCCACGCGACCCCCTTCTTCGACGAGTACGGCGAGCCGGACACCGGCCGCGCCGCCCGGATCCTCAAGGACGCCGGCGTCAAGACCCCGGTCAAGATCACGCTGAACTACACCACCGACCACTACGGCGCCGAGACCGCCCTGGAGTTCGAGGCGATCAAGAAGCAGCTCATCGCCAGCGAACTCTTCGACGCCACCGTCCGCGGCGCCGAGTGGTCCACCTTCCGCCCCGCCCAGAAGCGCGGCGACTACGCCGTCTACGGCCTCGGCTGGTTCCCGGACTACCCGGACCCCGACAACTACATCGCTCCGTTCCTCGACAGCGACAACTTCCTCAACACCCCGTACGTCAACAAGGTCGTCCGCGACCAGCTCATCCCGCGCTCCCGCCGCCAGGCGGACCGCACCGCCGCGAGCCCCGTCTTCGCGCAGATCCAGAAGATCGTCGCCCGCGACGTACCCGTCCTGCCCCTGTGGCAGGGCAAGCAGTACGTCGCCGCGCGCAACGACCTGACCGGCGTCGAGTACGCGCTCAACACGTCCTCCGACCTGCTGCTCTGGGAACTGGGCCGCGGCACCGCATAA
- a CDS encoding HAD family phosphatase produces MTSTVPASLFRTNGSSALQAVFLDMDGTLVDTEGFWWDAEVEVFADLGHRLDEAWRDIVVGGPMTRSAGYLIESTGADITLAELTVLLNEKFEQRITRGVPLMPGAERLLAELARHSIPTALVSASHRRIIDRILASLGRDRFALTVAGDEVVRTKPHPEPYLTAARGVGADPALCAVIEDTATGVAAAEAAGCRVVAVPSVAPIAPSPGRVVVRSLEEVDVPFLRTLITGI; encoded by the coding sequence ATGACCAGTACGGTCCCCGCGTCCCTGTTCCGTACGAACGGAAGCTCCGCGCTGCAGGCGGTCTTCCTCGACATGGACGGGACCCTCGTCGACACGGAGGGGTTCTGGTGGGACGCCGAGGTCGAGGTCTTCGCCGACCTCGGGCACCGGCTGGACGAGGCCTGGCGGGACATCGTGGTCGGCGGTCCGATGACCCGTAGCGCCGGCTACCTCATCGAGTCCACCGGCGCCGACATCACCCTCGCCGAGCTGACCGTCCTGCTCAACGAGAAGTTCGAGCAGCGCATCACCCGGGGCGTCCCGCTCATGCCGGGCGCCGAGCGCCTCCTCGCCGAACTGGCCCGGCACTCCATCCCCACCGCCCTGGTCTCCGCCTCGCACCGGCGGATCATCGACCGGATCCTGGCCTCGCTCGGTCGCGACCGGTTCGCCCTCACCGTCGCCGGGGACGAGGTCGTCCGCACCAAGCCGCACCCCGAGCCGTATCTGACGGCCGCGCGCGGTGTGGGCGCCGACCCCGCGCTGTGCGCCGTCATCGAGGACACGGCGACCGGTGTGGCGGCCGCGGAGGCGGCGGGCTGCCGGGTCGTCGCGGTGCCCTCCGTCGCCCCGATCGCGCCTTCCCCCGGCCGGGTCGTCGTGCGCTCCCTGGAAGAAGTCGACGTCCCCTTCCTGCGTACCTTGATCACCGGAATCTGA